The Muricauda sp. SCSIO 65647 genome includes a region encoding these proteins:
- a CDS encoding DUF4332 domain-containing protein, which translates to MGYYIDLSKIDLDQYLTKLKSADLLPSRMVLKEEIENNFESIKGQGIFTVETLLRSIDTKKKVQGFSKQSHIDENYLTILARELKSYRQPPNKIRDFPELSPEVTKKLEEAGIKNTQQLYDKILTFEDRAKLSKELAVHGNDVLKLAKLTDLSRIRWVNHTFAHVLMEAGYDTAKKVANANYEKLYETVRQLNEERKIYRAHIGLHDMKLCVEAARELSLEIEY; encoded by the coding sequence ATGGGCTATTATATCGATTTGAGCAAGATTGACCTTGACCAGTATCTGACAAAACTTAAATCTGCAGATCTACTGCCCAGTAGAATGGTTCTAAAAGAAGAGATCGAAAACAACTTTGAGTCCATTAAGGGGCAAGGAATTTTTACCGTCGAAACACTGTTGCGGTCCATTGACACAAAGAAAAAGGTTCAAGGTTTTTCGAAGCAAAGTCACATAGACGAAAACTATTTGACCATACTGGCAAGAGAGTTGAAGAGCTATCGACAACCACCAAATAAGATCAGGGACTTTCCAGAACTCTCCCCAGAGGTCACCAAAAAGCTCGAAGAGGCAGGAATAAAGAACACCCAGCAGTTATATGATAAAATATTGACCTTTGAAGACAGGGCAAAACTTTCAAAAGAATTGGCAGTACATGGGAATGACGTTTTGAAACTTGCCAAACTGACCGACCTCTCAAGAATTCGGTGGGTCAACCATACATTTGCCCATGTTTTGATGGAAGCCGGTTATGATACGGCCAAAAAGGTCGCAAATGCCAACTATGAAAAATTATATGAGACCGTAAGGCAATTAAATGAAGAAAGAAAAATTTACAGGGCACATATTGGCCTGCACGATATGAAACTATGCGTGGAAGCAGCAAGGGAGTTAAGCCTTGAAATTGAATATTGA
- a CDS encoding DUF2200 domain-containing protein: MKVTAEHNERMAKLTFASVYPHYLTKVEKKGRTKEELHQVITWLTGFDDDRVQELIDQKATFKTFFQQATLHPNAHLIKGVICGYRIEEIDNTLTRQVRYLDKLVDELAKGRKMEKILRVEKQ; encoded by the coding sequence ATGAAAGTAACTGCCGAACATAATGAGCGAATGGCAAAACTGACTTTTGCCTCAGTGTATCCGCACTACCTTACGAAAGTGGAAAAAAAAGGCCGGACAAAAGAAGAGCTTCACCAAGTGATAACCTGGTTGACAGGCTTTGATGATGATAGAGTACAAGAATTGATCGATCAAAAAGCAACTTTTAAAACCTTCTTTCAACAAGCAACCTTACACCCAAACGCCCACCTGATAAAAGGGGTGATTTGTGGGTACCGAATTGAAGAAATAGACAATACGCTGACCCGACAGGTACGATATTTGGACAAGCTGGTGGATGAATTGGCAAAAGGCCGAAAAATGGAGAAGATCTTAAGGGTAGAAAAGCAATAA
- a CDS encoding carbohydrate kinase family protein codes for MLKYNVAVLGPIPRDHITTHHGEVIEKYGCATHTAIGISKLLGDKGSVHLVSHVRKRDEDAVKQLLAPYSNLNVDHITSDADQGDVIKLRFVDQNKRLEKQTGFMNPIIPEDVKDLMHCEVFVCVPITDYEVPLETLKYIKENSNGKIIFDAHGPTNTLTITGDRLIRFWVDRDQWLPYIDVLKMNLEESMCCWFEKEYNVEDLTEFETHSTDHLPKLAEHVLDRGVESLIVTLDAEGGAVFFKEDGKIRHEMVKSVKVEHVIDTTGCGDSFAGGLGFGLLEEPTNYIRAAKYANALGALRTQGRTFEVFKTQEETDALIIENYGE; via the coding sequence ATGCTCAAATATAATGTAGCCGTTCTTGGCCCAATACCAAGAGATCATATTACCACCCACCATGGCGAAGTCATTGAAAAATATGGCTGTGCCACCCATACTGCCATAGGCATTTCAAAGCTTTTGGGTGATAAGGGCTCGGTACATCTTGTTTCACATGTACGAAAACGTGATGAGGATGCGGTGAAACAGTTATTGGCCCCATACTCGAATTTGAACGTTGACCATATTACTTCAGATGCCGATCAAGGCGATGTCATCAAGTTGCGTTTCGTAGATCAAAACAAACGTTTAGAGAAGCAGACAGGGTTCATGAACCCCATCATCCCAGAAGATGTCAAAGACCTCATGCATTGTGAGGTGTTCGTATGCGTGCCCATTACCGATTATGAGGTACCACTTGAAACGTTGAAGTATATCAAAGAAAACAGCAACGGTAAAATTATTTTCGATGCTCATGGCCCGACCAATACACTGACCATTACCGGTGATCGCCTGATTCGTTTTTGGGTGGATCGCGATCAGTGGCTTCCGTATATCGATGTGCTCAAAATGAATTTAGAAGAGTCTATGTGCTGTTGGTTTGAAAAGGAATATAATGTTGAAGACCTTACTGAGTTCGAGACCCATTCAACGGACCATTTGCCGAAACTGGCCGAACATGTCTTGGATAGGGGAGTGGAATCGCTCATCGTGACCCTGGATGCCGAGGGAGGAGCCGTCTTTTTTAAGGAAGATGGCAAAATTCGTCATGAAATGGTAAAGTCGGTCAAGGTAGAACATGTCATCGATACCACAGGTTGCGGTGATTCTTTTGCCGGTGGGTTGGGTTTCGGATTGTTGGAAGAACCTACCAACTACATTAGGGCGGCTAAGTATGCCAACGCTTTGGGGGCCCTGAGAACACAGGGAAGAACTTTTGAGGTATTTAAAACACAAGAGGAGACCGACGCCTTGATCATTGAAAACTATGGGGAATAA
- a CDS encoding DinB family protein → MKQIKWFDRKFDFAFEQNIFPSIIERLGGTSIRLNHKIGQMATEHLTAKLDGRWSIQENIGHLIDLEPLWQGRLEDILNGVEYMRAADLENRKTDQANHNEKEIDHLLNEFATLRQTTMNSLTALSEPQVYEYALHPRLKKPMRVMDLFLFVAEHDDHHLARISELNAWLTTKAKND, encoded by the coding sequence ATGAAACAGATAAAATGGTTCGATAGAAAATTCGATTTCGCCTTTGAGCAGAACATTTTTCCCAGTATCATCGAGAGACTTGGGGGTACATCTATTCGACTCAACCACAAAATCGGCCAAATGGCAACCGAACACTTGACCGCAAAGCTCGACGGCCGTTGGTCCATTCAAGAGAATATCGGCCACTTGATCGATCTCGAGCCCCTTTGGCAAGGCAGGCTTGAAGATATATTGAACGGCGTGGAATATATGCGGGCCGCGGATCTGGAAAATAGGAAAACCGATCAAGCAAACCACAACGAAAAGGAGATAGATCATTTACTGAATGAGTTTGCAACACTTAGGCAAACCACCATGAACAGTCTGACCGCGCTAAGTGAACCGCAGGTATATGAATATGCGTTGCATCCGAGATTAAAGAAGCCCATGCGGGTAATGGACCTGTTTCTTTTCGTTGCCGAACACGATGACCATCATTTAGCGAGAATAAGTGAGTTGAACGCATGGCTTACCACTAAGGCCAAAAACGATTGA
- a CDS encoding phosphatase PAP2 family protein, translating to MSTKSFIYSFLASMLTVTLGFGQFENLSLERPTEKSLAKKAILPGSLFLVGLLLSDSDFERNFQAGLQDELGNDFNTSLDDYIRYAPIAQMYIADLAGVKAKNHWFDQTKNLVLSAAITQLITAGMKKAIYKERPNAFNAEAFPSGHTSNAFANATVLYEEFKDSSALLAYSGYGFATATGALRVMNNKHWLSDIFAGAAVGIIVTKLVYHFDYLFRWNPFKKKNDFTLLPSYSDGAMGLHLVKRF from the coding sequence GTGTCGACCAAATCTTTCATATACAGCTTTTTGGCCTCTATGTTGACCGTTACCTTGGGTTTCGGACAATTTGAAAACCTCTCTTTAGAAAGGCCTACCGAAAAGTCACTTGCAAAAAAAGCCATTCTTCCGGGGTCATTGTTCTTGGTCGGATTACTGCTGTCAGATAGTGATTTTGAAAGAAATTTTCAGGCGGGTCTCCAAGATGAGTTGGGTAATGACTTCAACACTTCTTTGGATGACTACATTCGTTATGCCCCCATTGCCCAGATGTACATTGCCGACCTGGCCGGTGTCAAAGCAAAGAACCACTGGTTCGACCAGACCAAAAACCTTGTGCTTTCGGCGGCCATTACACAATTGATCACGGCTGGCATGAAAAAGGCCATTTATAAAGAAAGGCCCAATGCGTTCAATGCCGAGGCATTTCCATCAGGGCATACTTCGAATGCCTTTGCCAATGCAACGGTATTATACGAAGAATTTAAAGATAGCAGTGCCTTGCTGGCCTATAGCGGATATGGCTTTGCCACGGCCACCGGCGCATTGCGGGTCATGAACAACAAACATTGGCTTTCAGACATTTTTGCAGGGGCGGCCGTGGGCATTATAGTGACCAAGCTGGTCTATCATTTTGACTATCTCTTTCGATGGAATCCTTTCAAAAAGAAAAATGACTTTACGTTGTTGCCCTCATATAGCGATGGAGCAATGGGGCTGCATCTTGTCAAGCGTTTTTGA
- a CDS encoding VOC family protein has translation MTDKQNTIEIEFLDHVAIRVADMEASAKWYENVLGLKRYRLSEWGDFPIFLLSGKSGIALFPAELDHTELDPASKNVKIDHFAFNVTNENFEKAKKRYIELNLEFNIQDHHYFESIYTKDLDGHTVELTTIKVNEREFYK, from the coding sequence ATGACCGATAAACAAAATACTATTGAAATTGAATTTTTAGACCACGTTGCGATTCGAGTCGCCGATATGGAAGCTTCTGCAAAATGGTATGAAAATGTGTTAGGGCTTAAAAGATATCGACTGTCTGAATGGGGAGACTTTCCAATATTTTTACTTTCTGGAAAGTCAGGAATTGCTTTGTTTCCTGCTGAACTTGACCATACCGAATTAGACCCGGCTTCAAAAAATGTGAAAATTGACCACTTCGCCTTTAATGTGACCAATGAAAATTTTGAAAAGGCCAAAAAGAGATATATCGAATTGAATTTGGAATTTAATATCCAAGACCATCATTACTTTGAATCAATATACACTAAAGACCTTGATGGGCATACGGTTGAACTGACCACGATCAAAGTAAATGAACGAGAGTTTTATAAATAA
- the dnaK gene encoding molecular chaperone DnaK — translation MSKIIGIDLGTTNSCVSVMEGNEPVVIPNAEGKRTTPSVIAFVEGGEIKVGDPAKRQAVTNPNKTIYSIKRFMGNKYSESQREANRVPYKVIKGDNDTPRVDIDGRMYTPQELSAMILQKMKKTAEDYLGQDVTRAVVTVPAYFNDSQRQATKEAGEIAGLTVERIINEPTAASLAYGLDKKDTDQKIVVFDFGGGTHDVSILELGDGVFEVLATDGDTHLGGDDVDQKIIDWLAEEFKKEESMDLREDSIALQRLKEAAEKAKIELSSSTQTEINLPYITATASGPKHLVKTLSRSKFEQMIEDLVKRTIEPCETALKAANLSKSDIDEIILVGGSTRIPAVQEAVEKFFGKKPSKGVNPDEVVAIGAAIQGGVLTGDVKDVLLLDVTPLSLGIETMGSVFTKLIEANTTIPTKKSQIFSTAADNQPSVEIHVLQGERPMAADNKTIGRFHLDGIPPAPRGTPQIEVTFDIDANGIIKVSATDKATGKSQDIRIEASSGLTEEEIQKMKAEAEANAEADKQAKEKADKLNEADAMIFQTDKQLNEFGDKLSDDKKKPIEEALEELKKAYETKDVAVIEPALTKINEAWKVASEEMYKAQAEAAQANGDGTSAGADDGAKSDSAEGDNVEDVDFEEVK, via the coding sequence ATGAGTAAGATTATCGGTATAGACTTGGGAACTACCAACTCGTGCGTTTCGGTAATGGAAGGAAACGAACCAGTGGTCATACCCAATGCGGAAGGAAAAAGAACGACCCCTTCGGTGATTGCCTTCGTCGAGGGTGGCGAAATAAAGGTAGGTGACCCGGCCAAACGGCAAGCGGTGACCAACCCGAATAAGACCATATATTCGATCAAGCGGTTTATGGGCAACAAATACTCTGAATCTCAAAGGGAAGCGAATAGAGTACCTTATAAAGTGATAAAAGGCGACAATGACACCCCCCGTGTCGATATCGATGGCCGCATGTACACGCCCCAAGAGCTTTCGGCGATGATTCTTCAAAAGATGAAGAAGACAGCCGAAGATTATCTGGGCCAAGATGTTACCCGTGCAGTGGTCACCGTACCTGCCTACTTCAATGACTCGCAGCGACAGGCCACCAAAGAGGCCGGTGAGATTGCCGGATTGACCGTAGAGCGGATCATCAATGAGCCTACTGCCGCTTCATTGGCATACGGACTTGATAAAAAAGACACCGACCAAAAAATTGTGGTATTTGACTTTGGTGGGGGTACCCACGATGTTTCCATTTTGGAACTGGGCGATGGCGTATTTGAAGTATTGGCCACCGATGGTGATACCCACTTGGGAGGTGATGATGTGGACCAAAAGATCATCGATTGGCTGGCAGAAGAGTTCAAGAAGGAAGAGAGCATGGACCTTCGCGAAGATTCGATAGCACTACAGCGCCTTAAGGAAGCTGCCGAAAAGGCGAAGATCGAACTTTCATCTTCGACCCAGACCGAGATCAATTTGCCGTACATCACCGCTACGGCCTCTGGGCCCAAGCACTTGGTAAAAACCTTGTCACGATCCAAGTTTGAGCAGATGATCGAAGATTTGGTCAAGCGTACCATCGAGCCCTGTGAGACTGCATTGAAAGCAGCCAATCTTTCAAAAAGCGACATCGACGAAATCATTTTAGTGGGCGGTTCGACCCGAATACCAGCGGTACAAGAGGCCGTTGAGAAATTCTTTGGCAAGAAACCATCTAAAGGGGTGAACCCTGACGAAGTGGTTGCCATTGGTGCGGCCATTCAAGGTGGTGTATTGACAGGTGACGTAAAAGATGTACTGTTGCTTGATGTGACCCCGCTTTCATTGGGTATCGAGACCATGGGCAGTGTGTTCACCAAATTGATAGAGGCGAATACCACCATTCCCACAAAAAAATCACAGATATTCTCGACTGCGGCAGACAATCAGCCTTCGGTGGAGATTCATGTACTGCAAGGTGAAAGGCCCATGGCCGCCGATAACAAGACTATCGGTAGGTTTCATTTAGACGGCATTCCACCTGCACCAAGGGGCACTCCACAGATTGAGGTGACCTTTGATATCGATGCGAACGGTATTATCAAAGTATCGGCTACCGATAAGGCCACCGGCAAGTCACAAGACATTCGTATCGAAGCTTCATCGGGCTTGACCGAGGAGGAGATCCAAAAAATGAAGGCCGAAGCGGAAGCCAATGCGGAGGCCGACAAGCAAGCAAAAGAAAAGGCTGACAAATTAAACGAGGCCGATGCCATGATTTTCCAGACCGATAAACAATTGAACGAGTTCGGTGATAAACTGTCAGATGACAAGAAAAAACCGATCGAAGAGGCCTTGGAAGAATTGAAGAAAGCCTACGAGACCAAAGATGTGGCCGTAATCGAGCCCGCTTTGACAAAAATCAACGAAGCCTGGAAAGTAGCTTCCGAAGAAATGTACAAGGCACAGGCAGAAGCAGCCCAAGCCAATGGTGACGGAACTTCAGCAGGTGCTGATGATGGTGCCAAAAGCGACTCTGCAGAAGGCGACAATGTAGAAGATGTAGACTTTGAGGAAGTGAAGTAA
- a CDS encoding L-serine ammonia-lyase, which translates to MECISIFDMLKIGIGPSSSHTLGPWRAAERWISELVEKGNFDKVKKIQTQLFGSLSLTGKGHATDLAVVLGLSGADPVTIAIAHIDRIIEGVKTNGTLMFNGQTALPFAIETDIVYEKEFLPFHANGIRFTALLESGAAISETYYSIGGGFVVKEERTNSKKNKETFKTFPFPVQRGEQLLQHCHNENKSISAIVLLNELSLRTEAEIDESLEHIWQTMLECMYLGCHTEGKLPGGLDVRRRAFEMHRKLKGDLPYTTPNEWLQVIRQTEVKFRSILKWVSCFALAVNEVNASLGRVVTAPTNGSAGVIPAVLMYYLVIENHKAGFDHIKTFLLVAGEIGSIFKKGATISAAMGGCQAEIGVSSAMAAGALTELLGGTPEQVLTAAEIAMEHHLGLTCDPIAGLVQVPCIERNSMGAIKAINAAELALETNPAETKVPFDMVVNTMWETAQDMNSKYKETSEGGLAVGVNISDC; encoded by the coding sequence ATGGAATGCATCAGCATTTTTGATATGCTCAAGATCGGCATAGGCCCTTCGAGTTCGCATACTTTGGGACCTTGGCGGGCGGCAGAGCGCTGGATTTCTGAACTTGTCGAGAAGGGTAACTTTGACAAGGTCAAAAAAATTCAGACGCAACTCTTTGGCTCCCTTTCATTGACGGGAAAGGGCCATGCCACCGATCTGGCCGTGGTGCTCGGTCTGTCAGGAGCCGATCCAGTGACCATTGCCATTGCCCATATCGACCGTATTATCGAGGGTGTGAAAACAAACGGCACGCTCATGTTCAACGGCCAGACCGCTTTGCCCTTTGCTATTGAAACGGACATTGTTTACGAAAAGGAATTCTTGCCCTTTCACGCCAACGGCATACGGTTTACGGCCTTACTCGAATCTGGGGCGGCCATCAGTGAAACCTATTACTCTATCGGTGGCGGATTTGTAGTAAAGGAAGAACGCACCAATTCTAAAAAGAACAAAGAAACTTTCAAGACCTTTCCCTTTCCCGTTCAACGGGGCGAACAACTGCTGCAACATTGTCACAATGAGAACAAGAGCATCTCGGCAATCGTGCTCTTGAACGAGCTTTCGCTCAGAACCGAGGCCGAGATCGATGAAAGTCTTGAGCACATCTGGCAGACCATGCTCGAATGCATGTACCTGGGCTGTCATACAGAAGGTAAATTGCCCGGTGGACTCGATGTAAGGCGCAGGGCATTTGAAATGCACCGTAAGCTGAAAGGAGACCTCCCCTACACTACCCCGAATGAGTGGCTACAGGTGATACGTCAAACAGAAGTAAAATTCCGCAGTATCTTGAAATGGGTAAGTTGCTTTGCCCTGGCCGTCAACGAGGTGAACGCCTCTTTGGGCAGGGTGGTCACGGCACCGACCAATGGCAGTGCCGGGGTCATACCCGCCGTATTGATGTACTATTTGGTCATCGAAAACCACAAGGCCGGTTTTGACCATATCAAAACGTTTTTGCTGGTGGCGGGTGAGATCGGCAGTATTTTCAAGAAGGGCGCCACCATTTCGGCCGCTATGGGTGGTTGTCAGGCTGAAATCGGAGTGTCATCGGCCATGGCGGCAGGGGCATTGACCGAATTGTTGGGCGGCACACCAGAACAGGTGTTGACCGCTGCCGAAATTGCCATGGAACACCATTTGGGACTCACCTGTGATCCCATTGCCGGTCTGGTTCAAGTACCCTGTATCGAACGCAATTCAATGGGGGCCATCAAGGCCATCAATGCAGCTGAACTGGCTTTGGAGACCAACCCGGCAGAAACCAAGGTGCCTTTTGACATGGTGGTCAATACCATGTGGGAAACCGCCCAAGACATGAACAGCAAGTACAAAGAAACCTCAGAGGGCGGCCTTGCCGTTGGGGTGAACATAAGCGATTGTTGA
- a CDS encoding response regulator transcription factor codes for MKTCAIRVVIIDNDPQLHQLYRCYFETVTEYELMGIYSRVSEVLSNFGRLAPDIVISEVSLGGISGLEGIELLKKRKAPIKILIMSNQNDFEIIKKAFRKGANGYLTKPVTSNRLFHALDAIKQHGAALGHDVAKKIIGSFQQRPLEAFSKRENQIIEHLGQGATYKVIADKLYVTPSTVNFHIQNIYLKLNVNSKSEALEKLRLLQMKELNFG; via the coding sequence ATGAAAACTTGTGCAATCAGGGTCGTCATTATTGACAATGACCCACAACTCCATCAACTTTATCGGTGCTATTTTGAGACTGTGACCGAGTATGAGCTCATGGGCATTTATTCGAGAGTGTCAGAAGTGCTATCAAACTTTGGTCGGTTGGCGCCCGATATTGTCATTTCTGAAGTTTCCCTTGGTGGGATTTCAGGATTGGAAGGCATAGAGCTCCTCAAAAAAAGGAAAGCCCCGATCAAAATTCTCATCATGAGCAATCAAAATGATTTTGAAATCATCAAAAAAGCCTTTAGAAAAGGTGCGAATGGCTATTTGACAAAACCTGTGACCAGTAACCGTTTGTTTCATGCCCTAGATGCCATCAAACAGCATGGTGCCGCCTTGGGGCACGATGTCGCCAAAAAAATCATCGGCTCGTTTCAGCAAAGACCCTTGGAAGCCTTTTCAAAAAGAGAGAACCAAATTATTGAGCATCTCGGGCAAGGCGCCACTTATAAAGTCATTGCCGACAAATTATATGTGACCCCCAGCACGGTAAACTTCCATATCCAGAACATTTACCTCAAGCTCAATGTGAACTCAAAATCAGAGGCGCTCGAAAAACTGAGATTGCTGCAAATGAAAGAATTGAATTTTGGATGA
- a CDS encoding cell envelope biogenesis protein OmpA, translated as MIRSITYRLCLIFSFFLFVHHIGAQHTDHFSTNHKNQETNKRVGDYLDLLQQGFSENEIFQDLGNANLLAENYEAAVFWYEKLLRLDSNSSFNDNYQERYRYALGQLQKKALRQPVAKKNWETYVKADYIDEGSRFKKLLQTDVERPQTITASIQPKMEGSFSTLQGYVPSMATTKDGRIGYFSKAVYKKPLTGIFSKRQLIHEIYRAENINGEWKNVEKVTVCPEYFSAKHPTISEDGARLFFASDMPGSYGKYDIYVADIKADGSFGIAKNLGPKVNTKKDEGYPNLFNETLLFFASEGREGYGGLDLYAAQVAQNTLTTSVNLGSHINSSHDEYTIALNPEKGMGYVVSNRGDNNSIEQYAISYGDNTDNTLMANREEKLMNLLNNDDSKMEYSNTVFENE; from the coding sequence ATGATACGTTCAATTACCTACAGGCTGTGTCTTATTTTTTCCTTTTTCCTATTTGTGCACCATATAGGGGCACAGCATACCGACCATTTCTCGACGAATCACAAAAACCAAGAAACCAACAAAAGGGTAGGCGACTATCTTGATTTGTTACAACAGGGATTTTCTGAGAATGAAATCTTTCAAGATCTCGGCAATGCCAATTTGTTGGCCGAAAATTATGAAGCCGCCGTTTTTTGGTATGAAAAATTGTTGCGTCTTGACAGCAACAGCAGCTTCAATGACAATTACCAAGAACGCTATCGTTATGCTTTGGGCCAGTTGCAGAAAAAAGCATTGCGGCAGCCCGTAGCGAAAAAAAATTGGGAAACCTATGTAAAAGCTGATTACATCGATGAGGGCAGTAGATTTAAAAAATTGCTCCAAACCGATGTGGAAAGGCCCCAAACCATCACTGCTTCGATTCAACCAAAAATGGAAGGCAGCTTTTCGACACTACAAGGCTATGTGCCTTCTATGGCCACTACCAAAGATGGACGTATCGGCTATTTCAGCAAGGCCGTCTATAAAAAACCGTTGACAGGTATTTTTTCAAAGCGCCAGCTCATACACGAGATTTATCGTGCGGAAAACATAAACGGAGAATGGAAAAATGTTGAGAAAGTCACTGTTTGCCCTGAGTACTTTTCAGCAAAGCACCCCACCATTTCTGAGGACGGCGCAAGGTTGTTCTTTGCTTCGGATATGCCGGGAAGCTATGGCAAATACGATATTTATGTCGCCGATATAAAGGCAGATGGCAGCTTTGGTATCGCCAAAAATCTAGGCCCAAAGGTGAACACCAAAAAAGATGAAGGGTACCCCAATCTTTTTAATGAGACCCTTCTTTTCTTTGCTTCTGAAGGACGGGAAGGCTACGGTGGACTCGATCTTTACGCCGCCCAGGTAGCCCAGAACACGCTCACCACATCTGTCAACTTGGGCAGTCACATCAATAGTAGCCATGATGAGTACACCATTGCACTGAATCCTGAAAAGGGAATGGGCTATGTGGTCTCGAATCGTGGAGACAACAACTCAATTGAGCAATATGCCATCTCTTATGGTGATAATACCGACAATACGCTTATGGCCAATAGGGAAGAAAAGTTGATGAACCTTTTGAACAACGATGACTCAAAAATGGAATACTCGAATACCGTATTTGAGAACGAATAA
- a CDS encoding TlpA family protein disulfide reductase: MKKRRSLVMVILVLVVSASIAGGLYYKRVTGSESTDDIIYIEPETAYRTFADILAHETFKNKVVYVDFWFTACPYCAKEFKAMPALKEHFKAEKDLVFLYLGKDRRIPGEKFRWKKMIANKNLTGAHYFMSIDQYRSIWEETVKDPTVTPGFPHFLIVNREGTIIDDDAPWPSDPELITVLKGVLASP; encoded by the coding sequence ATGAAAAAAAGAAGATCATTGGTCATGGTTATCTTGGTATTGGTCGTATCGGCTTCAATAGCCGGGGGCCTCTATTACAAACGAGTCACGGGTTCTGAAAGCACCGATGACATCATATATATCGAGCCTGAGACAGCATATCGCACCTTCGCTGATATCTTGGCACATGAAACCTTTAAGAACAAGGTGGTGTACGTCGATTTTTGGTTCACGGCCTGCCCGTACTGTGCCAAAGAGTTCAAGGCCATGCCCGCCCTGAAAGAACATTTCAAAGCTGAAAAAGATCTGGTATTTCTATATCTGGGTAAAGACAGGCGCATACCCGGTGAAAAATTTCGGTGGAAAAAGATGATAGCCAATAAGAACTTGACCGGGGCACATTATTTTATGAGTATCGACCAATACCGTAGCATTTGGGAAGAAACCGTAAAAGATCCAACCGTCACCCCGGGCTTTCCCCATTTTTTGATCGTGAACCGCGAAGGAACCATTATCGATGACGATGCCCCATGGCCCAGTGATCCTGAACTTATCACCGTGTTGAAAGGGGTGTTGGCATCACCCTGA